The Candidatus Ancaeobacter aquaticus genome contains the following window.
CTTGTACCATTTTTGGAGGCAATGAACGCATCCCCTGAAATTACCCTTAGAGTAAATACACATAAGCTCTCAAGAGATGAGCTCCTGAACCGCTTGCATAAGCTGGGTATTTCTGCAAGTGCCGGCACACATCCGTTGGCTATTCGTATACAATCTTCTATTATAATTGATGATCTCAAAGAATATAAGGATGGGTGTTTTTATGTGCAGGATGAATCAACACTGAGAATTGTTGATATGCTTGATCCTCAACCAGGTGAAACAATACTCGAATTGTGTGCGGCACCCGGAGGTAAAACGACCTATAGTGCACAAAAAATGAATAATGAAGGAATAATCTATGCACTTGATAATGACGATAAGCGGCTAGAACGTTTAAAAGAAAATTGTGATCGAATGGGGTCTTGTATTGCTCGGCCTATCTGCCAGGATCTGTTAAAAGAAAAAAAGATCCTGTCAGTAGATTTATGTGATAGAGTTCTTGTGGATGTGCCGTGTTCTAATCAAGGGGTGCTTTTAAAGAGGGTAGAGGCAAAATGGCGTATCAGCCAGCGTGATATATCAAGACTAAGCAAAGTGCAAGAAGAGCTGTTACTCATTAGTGCAGACTATGTAAAAAGCTGTGGCGTAATGGTTTATAGTACCTGCTCGATTGATACGGCTGAAGATGAGGAAATTATTAAAAAATTTCTCGCTAAAAGAAATGACTTTTATGTGGAAAAAATGTTTAAAACATGGCCACATTTAGATAAAATTGATGGTAGTTTTGGTGTAAAACTAATAAGAAAATAAAGGACGCTATGTCTCCGGTACGTGATAATGACAAAAGAAACGGCACTGAACGAAGAGGTACTCCACGCAGAAAGCCAATCAAGGTAGGATTATTAAATAGATTGCGTATTGTTTATCGGCGAACAGGTGGTGACCGAAGAAGTGGACTGGATAGACGAGATGGTATTTCCAGTGAGTATCGCAAAGACCTGATCATCAAGGTTACAAAAAAATTCCTTTTAATGACAAAACAGCCAGAAAAGGCTAAAATGACCTATATCTGGCGGACAGGTTTAAGGGCAATAACCTTTGAGACTGTTAAGGCAAGGCAAGTGCTGGAAATTTCGATACAGAGGACACCTGAGGAGCAACCGTTAATTCTTCTCGGAAAAATACTGAAAACGAGAAAAATATTTACCGAGCACGGTTTTGCTACAGAAGCTGATGTGCAGTTTTGTGATCTTACCGAACACCAGAAAAAAGTGATAAAAGATCTTATATGGAGTGATGCGGAGTAATACCATGCAAAGAGAAGAAGTCGACCATAAAACAAAAATACTGATTGTTGATGACAGTAGATTGAGTGTTGATCTCTTGAAGCAGATTATTCAGCCAATGGGACATGAAGCAATCATTGCCTACGACGGTATTACCGCACTCAAAAAAGTTGAAGATGAAAAACCTGATCTTATTTTGCTTGATGTGATGATGCCTCATGTAGATGGTTTTCAGTTGTGCGAAAAACTTAAAAGTGATGAAAAAACACGTTTAATCCCGATTATTATGATCACTGCGCTATCGGACTTAGCTGATAAGGTAAAAGGTATTGAAGTTGGTGCTGATGATTTTATAAATAAACCGTTCAATGATACAATATTGTTTGCGAGGATCAAATCACTCTTAAAAACAAAATATTTAAATGAAGAACTGGAAAACGCCGAAATGGTTATTACTAGTCTCGCGCTTAGTATTGAAGCAAAAGACGCTTATGCAGAGGGTCATTGTGAACGATTGGCAATATATTCAGTTGCACTCGCAGAGTACCTTGGTTTTCCCGAAGAATATTGCAGGGCTTTGAAACGCGGGGCCATCCTTCATGATATTGGAAAAATCGGTATTCCTGATAATATACTCTTAAAACCCGGTCCGCTCACCGACGATGAATGGAAGATTATGAGATTGCATCCTGTTATAGGAGAGAAGATATGCAAACCTCTGCGTACGCTTGCCAATGCGGTACAGATGATCAGACATCATCATGAGAGATGGGATGGAAGCGGGTATCCGGACGGTTTGAAGGGTGAAGAAATACCCATTACTGCACGGATTTTACAGGTTGTTGATGTGTATGATGCTCTGACCACGAATAGACCCTACCGCACATTATTAACCGAGAAAGACGCAATAAAAGAATTATGGAGTGAAGCCGAGAAAGGCTGGCTTGATAAAGAACTCGTTGGGGAATTTATGAAGCTCCTGAAAAAAGGAATCTTTTAATAAGTGCTTTTCACCATACGAGCAGTTTTCTCAAGGATTTAAGAATGAACCCACGATATTTGTCCCACACGTCCAAAGATAATCTAAAAGCAGTTTCATCAGCATTTAATGAGAGGTTATCATCATGTGATTTATGTCCTCGAAAATGCGGTGTGAATAGATTGCAGGGTGAATTGGGATATTGCGGTCTGGGCAGGTACTCAAAAGTATATACGTCTATGCCTCATAGGGGAGAGGAACCTGTTCTTTCAGGGGTAAACGGGTCCGGTACAGTATTTTTTTCTCACTGTAATCTGAGGTGTGTATATTGCCAGAACCATCAATTTAGCTGGGAAGGAAAGGGAGAAGAGGTAAATTCGTTTCAGCTGGCAGACAGTTTTCTGGAATTGCAGGACCTAGGTTGTCATAATCTTAATCTTGTTACGCCAACACATGTTGTCCCCCAAATAATAGAAGCGCTCATATTAGCTATTGATAAAGGGTTTTCGCTTCCCATTGTGTACAATACCAGCGGGTATGACTCTCTGAAAACGATACAAATGCTCGCAAGTATCGTAGATATATATTTGCCTGATATGCGATACGGGGATGATGCTGCGGCGTATACTTTTTCCGGGTGTTTGGACTATGTATCGATCAATCGACAGATAATAAAAGAAATGTTTGCACAGGTAGGGGATCTCGTAACAGATAATGGGGTTGCGATAAGTGGACTAATTGTAAGGCATTTGGTTTTACCTTCTTTGGGAGAGAGCACTCACAATGTATTAAAATTTATTGCCAATGATTTGTCACCTGATATGCCAATCAGTCTTATGAGGCAATATGAACCTGTCCACAAAGCATGCGAGCATCCCGTAATAAACCGTCGAATTACACACGCTGAGTATGCATATGCCGAGTCTCTTTTAGAAAAATATGGATTTAAAAATGGGTGGATACAGGACCAGATCGATACTCACGAGCGTCAAGAGTTTCTTGGAGAATTTTTTAATGATTAGCGTATAGGTTTTAGAATTAGTTTTTACTATCCGCTATCCGCTATTGATAACGAGATGCCTTGACATGTAGTCCTATTATATTACAATACCAATACTATGAAAAAATATTATTTGTTATTACAAATTTTTGTGTTGTTTGCCTATAGTATAGGTTTTTGTTCAGTTTCGTATGCTGAAGTAGGGGACACTTTTTTTAAACGAGGAAACGAGTATTATAAAGAGAAGCGCTACGGTGAAGCGATCCATATGTATAAAAAAGCAATACATATCAATGAAGAACATTTGGGTGCGCTATATAACTGTGCTCTTTCATATGAGATGCAGGGACAGTTGGGTGATGCTATAGATTGTTTCAATAAAGCGATTTTTATTGACCCGACATATAGTGCTGCCCGAATAGGGCTTGGTCTTACGTATACGCGACAGGGAAGATATAACGCAGCGATAAAAGCTTATAAAGAAGCACTTGATGTTGATCCAAAATATTATATTGCGCATCTTAACCTTGCTGCGGTATATGCAAAAAAGAAGATGTATCCTGAAGCGATAGAAGAAGCGCAGATCGCACTCACCATTGATCCTCATGATGTTAATGGACATCTCATTTTAGGGAATATTTACTATGTAAAAAAAGAATATGATAAAGCGATCGAACAATATGAATGGATTTTGAAGATCGAGCCGCAATATGTTTTTGCAAAGCTGCATATTGGCATGGCGTATGCGGAAAAGGGGATGTTTGAAAAAGCGATTAAAAGCATAGAAGGCGCAAAATCAATGACAGAGGACTATGGGTATGTGCATTATTCTCTTGGTAAAGTATATTTAATGCAAAAGTCTATTGATCAGGCAATACGAGAGTTTAAACGAGCCATAGACATAAACCCTGATTTAGTTGAAGTATATCTCGATATCGGAAAAGCCTATAATGAAAAAGGTGACTATCTCCAATCGTTACGGTATTATGGGAGGTATGTTGAAAGTCCGCTTGCTAAGGAAAAACAAAAACAAGATGCTAATGCAGAAATTGAAATGTTACGAAAGAGGATAAACAAATGAGTGGTTTTCAGAGAAGTTTTCATTTAGTGCATATTTCAAAAATGCTTAAGAAAAACAGGGTGCACGATATTGTCGCAACAAAAAAAGAAGATGTGTTGCGTGAAATGGTCGATGTTTTAGCGCGTGCGCCGGAAATAAATGATGCAGATGTATTATGCGAAGGTATTTTAGAAAGAGAACAAACGCTTTCAACAGGAATTGGTATCGGGATTGCTGTCCCACACGCGAGAACCAATACGGTAGACGATTATGTGATTGCAGTTGGAAGAAAACGCGGGGGGCTTCTTTTTGATGCAGTAGATGGAGGACTGGTATATCTCGTGTTTATGATCGCAGGGCCAGATGCTTACTACGAAAGATACCTGAATATTCACGCTAAAATAATGTTCCTAATGACGAATGCTGACTTTCGCACAAAGCTTATTAACGCAGGGACCTCGCTTGATATATATAATTTATTAAAAGGGAAATAAAATCTGTTTGTTTTTGAGATAAGAAAAGTGTGCGTAATCGTCTTTACTTTGTGTTAGAAATATTTTTCACAATATTTTCACATAGCTCGGTTAGTGAATTGTCTCGAGCACCCATCACAAGGATCGTATCGCCTGAACGTGAATTCTTTTCCACCCAGTGCATAATATCCTTTTTGTCAGGAAGGTACTGACAGTCTTTTTCGGGCTGATTTGTTTTAATCTTCTCTATAAGCTCTGATGAGTGAATATCCCGAGTAGCGCTTCCTCCTGCATCATATATGTCTGTAATAAACAGGATGTCTTTATCGCGTATCTGATTTGAGAAAAGAGTTATATAATCATCCCTAAGATGTTTTGTTGGCGCAAATCCATGGGGTTGGAAAACAGCGATCACACGGTTACAGTGTGGACGTAGCGCAGATAATGCTGCAGAGATCTTGTCCGGGTTATGTGAAAAATCATCATACACTTTTATACCGCGAGTTTCACCAATGAGTTCCAGCCGCCTTTTAATGCCTTTAAATTGTTTGAGGGCTGAGGCGATATCGGTAAGAGGTATATCTAATGTGTGGCATGCAGCAATAGCGGTTAGAGCATTTGCTATATTGTGACGTCCCGGGAGCGATACTCTAAAAGAAGTATCTTTGACTGTAAATTGAGAGTAAGTATCGCAAGAAGTTATTTCATGCGCTTGATATTCAGCACATGTATCGATACCGCAGGTTATTGCCTTTTCCTTCGGTACAGTTAATGTGTCCGTATAAGGACAGTCATTATTGATGATAACTGTTTGGGAGGTGTTGTTAATAAATTCTTGGAAAAGAGATAGTAACACCGAGATATCTTTATGGTCTTTACTGATATTTGTCAGGACTGAAATCGTTGGTTTGTAGAGAACAATGCTACCGTCACTTTCATCTGTTTCAATGCATATGATAGGAGATTGCCCATGAAAAAAATTTGCTAAAGATGGTGTTTCGGATAGATTTTTTAAGATACCGCCGCCAATGTAGGTTGGATTATGGTTGCATAGATCCAGGATATGGGCAATCATTGCGGTCACTGTTGATTTGCCACTTGTCCCGCCGACTGCAATACATAGTTTCTCATTGGATAAAGCCGCGAGAAGCTCGGCTCTGGTCATGATAGTGATTGCATTGTCATGAGCACTTATAATATCTGGATTATCTTTTTCGATCGCGCTTGAAACGATAACCGCGTCAGGTCGTGTTTTTATGGCAGAACCATCTTGTGGGTACAGAGTAATACATTGATTGCGAAAAATATCAACAAGAGGGTTGCCTGATAAACCCTGTGTATCAAACGACCTGTCAGAACCGGTAACAGTATTCCCCTGACTGCGGACTATTTGTGCAAGTGGACTCATGCCACTTCCTGCAATACCAATAAAATGATAGGAACATCCAGGTTTCATAAACCTATTATAAATGGTTGCTCTATTAAAAAAAAGGTTTATTTAATAGAATTATAAATTATAATCTAATATTATTAGTGTGTACGTATATTCAAAGTGATAGGTAATAGGTAAAATGATAATAAAACCGCATGCCCTGAAAAAAGGCGATCTTATTGGTATAGTGTCGCCGTCGAATACCGTTTTGCTAGAAAATCTTAACTATGCTACTCGGACTCTCAAGAGATTTGGTTTTCGGGTGAAGTATAAAGAACATATATTGACTCCTCGCGTCTATACTATAGAAGAAGATAAATTGAGAGCCGAGGATATAAATGAACTGTTCCGTGACCCTCAGGTCAAAGCGGTTATTCACGCAAAAGGCGGATATGGTATGATAAGAATACTTCCGTTTCTTGATAAAAATACGATACGATCAAATCCGAAGGTTGTGCTCGGATACAGTGATGCGACAGTGTTTTTATCTTATCTTCTCTTTCAGTGCAACATGGTTGCATTTCATGGGCCAATGTTACTGGGTGAGATAAATACCGCTATGAGTGCAATAAAGAAAAATTCTTTCTTAAATGCGTTAATGGTCAATAAACCTTTAGGGGTATTGACGCACAAAAAGATATCTGTTATTAAACACGGTAAATGCTCCGGGAAGCTTGTCGGAGGGTGTTTAACATCTATTGTGCATATGATGGGTACTCCATATGAAATTAATACAAAAGACACGATACTTTTTATAGAGGATGTCGGTGAATATTATCACCACTTTGATGAAATGCTGTATCATTTAAAACTTGCAGGAAAATATGATTCGGTAAAGGGAATTGTGTTTGGAGAAATGCTTCGATGTGGAACGCACAGAGGATTAGTTGAGAGGATTAAAGAAACTTTTAAGGAATATGATATTCCTATACTCTTTGGTTTTCCTTCCGGACATAGTAAGACTAATTTGACAATACCGCTGGGTATTAATGTTTCGATTGACACGAAGATACCGGGGATTGTTTTTAATGAAAAGGCGTTACAGTAACAGTGGTTGAGAAGTAATAATAGGAGGACACAGTGAGATCTTATAAACAATATTTCTTTATAATGATAATCGGACTTATTTTGAGCGCAAGTGTTACTGAAGACAGTTTTGCCGCTAAACGGAAATTAAAGCCTAAGGCACGCCTCGATGAAGTCTATCTCTTGCTGACAAAAGCCAACAGTGATGTTGATCGCGGCCGTGAAATACAAGCATTGAAAGGGTTTCTCTTGGGGGTCAATGAGCTGAAACTAATACAAAAACAACATCCTGAATTTGAACCTAAAGAAGTGGCGGATATTATTAAGGTGCTCAATGCGCAGACTGAGGTTCTTAAAAGAAGAGTGATGAAAGACGGTCTCGTTGAATACAGAGGGAAAACACTTTCGCTTGAAGCGTTTACAAAAATGATTAAAAAAGAAAAAGATCGCCAGGAGCGCGGGGATCGGTTTCAAAAATGGCAGGCAGAAGAACGGCGTAGAAGAAACGCACAGCGTATACAAAATGAAACCAGGCGGCAAGCTGAAGAACGCCGACTTCAGAGAGAACTGCACCGTCAAAGGGAAGATAAAAGATTGCGTGATGAAACGCGCCGTCAGGCCCAGCAGCGTAGAGAAGTACAGGATCGACGAAGAAGGTATGAAGAACAACAGAGACGTTTGGAGCAACAGAGAAGAATGGATCATAGGTAACGATATATGCAAAGAGACATAAAAGGAAAAACCGCAGTGATAACGGGGGCTTCTCGGGGTATTGGCAGAGGTATTGCCGTAGCGTTTGCCGAAAAAGGTATTGATGTAGCGCTTATTGCGCGGTCTCGTGAAGCACTTGATGAAGTAAAAGATGAGTGCGAATCACACGGAGTTTCTGTTCTTACCGGTATCGTTGATGTTTCATCTG
Protein-coding sequences here:
- a CDS encoding LD-carboxypeptidase, yielding MIIKPHALKKGDLIGIVSPSNTVLLENLNYATRTLKRFGFRVKYKEHILTPRVYTIEEDKLRAEDINELFRDPQVKAVIHAKGGYGMIRILPFLDKNTIRSNPKVVLGYSDATVFLSYLLFQCNMVAFHGPMLLGEINTAMSAIKKNSFLNALMVNKPLGVLTHKKISVIKHGKCSGKLVGGCLTSIVHMMGTPYEINTKDTILFIEDVGEYYHHFDEMLYHLKLAGKYDSVKGIVFGEMLRCGTHRGLVERIKETFKEYDIPILFGFPSGHSKTNLTIPLGINVSIDTKIPGIVFNEKALQ
- a CDS encoding tetratricopeptide repeat protein, translating into MKKYYLLLQIFVLFAYSIGFCSVSYAEVGDTFFKRGNEYYKEKRYGEAIHMYKKAIHINEEHLGALYNCALSYEMQGQLGDAIDCFNKAIFIDPTYSAARIGLGLTYTRQGRYNAAIKAYKEALDVDPKYYIAHLNLAAVYAKKKMYPEAIEEAQIALTIDPHDVNGHLILGNIYYVKKEYDKAIEQYEWILKIEPQYVFAKLHIGMAYAEKGMFEKAIKSIEGAKSMTEDYGYVHYSLGKVYLMQKSIDQAIREFKRAIDINPDLVEVYLDIGKAYNEKGDYLQSLRYYGRYVESPLAKEKQKQDANAEIEMLRKRINK
- the murC gene encoding UDP-N-acetylmuramate--L-alanine ligase — its product is MKPGCSYHFIGIAGSGMSPLAQIVRSQGNTVTGSDRSFDTQGLSGNPLVDIFRNQCITLYPQDGSAIKTRPDAVIVSSAIEKDNPDIISAHDNAITIMTRAELLAALSNEKLCIAVGGTSGKSTVTAMIAHILDLCNHNPTYIGGGILKNLSETPSLANFFHGQSPIICIETDESDGSIVLYKPTISVLTNISKDHKDISVLLSLFQEFINNTSQTVIINNDCPYTDTLTVPKEKAITCGIDTCAEYQAHEITSCDTYSQFTVKDTSFRVSLPGRHNIANALTAIAACHTLDIPLTDIASALKQFKGIKRRLELIGETRGIKVYDDFSHNPDKISAALSALRPHCNRVIAVFQPHGFAPTKHLRDDYITLFSNQIRDKDILFITDIYDAGGSATRDIHSSELIEKIKTNQPEKDCQYLPDKKDIMHWVEKNSRSGDTILVMGARDNSLTELCENIVKNISNTK
- a CDS encoding response regulator codes for the protein MQREEVDHKTKILIVDDSRLSVDLLKQIIQPMGHEAIIAYDGITALKKVEDEKPDLILLDVMMPHVDGFQLCEKLKSDEKTRLIPIIMITALSDLADKVKGIEVGADDFINKPFNDTILFARIKSLLKTKYLNEELENAEMVITSLALSIEAKDAYAEGHCERLAIYSVALAEYLGFPEEYCRALKRGAILHDIGKIGIPDNILLKPGPLTDDEWKIMRLHPVIGEKICKPLRTLANAVQMIRHHHERWDGSGYPDGLKGEEIPITARILQVVDVYDALTTNRPYRTLLTEKDAIKELWSEAEKGWLDKELVGEFMKLLKKGIF
- a CDS encoding PTS sugar transporter subunit IIA: MSGFQRSFHLVHISKMLKKNRVHDIVATKKEDVLREMVDVLARAPEINDADVLCEGILEREQTLSTGIGIGIAVPHARTNTVDDYVIAVGRKRGGLLFDAVDGGLVYLVFMIAGPDAYYERYLNIHAKIMFLMTNADFRTKLINAGTSLDIYNLLKGK
- the rsmB gene encoding 16S rRNA (cytosine(967)-C(5))-methyltransferase RsmB, which encodes MSNKRGVSKTRECAVKLVERVTCSQTATVKNLLSHYMNTSGISGSDRALFTELSYGVIRHLNTIDWYIKKYSSHKNIDPYIKNVLRVGVYQLVYLDKIPHYAALNESVELAKVKSIKSGNFVNALLRKVTTSSKDISGFLKKDNYVQYLSIMYSFPEWLIVKWKSILPEKELVPFLEAMNASPEITLRVNTHKLSRDELLNRLHKLGISASAGTHPLAIRIQSSIIIDDLKEYKDGCFYVQDESTLRIVDMLDPQPGETILELCAAPGGKTTYSAQKMNNEGIIYALDNDDKRLERLKENCDRMGSCIARPICQDLLKEKKILSVDLCDRVLVDVPCSNQGVLLKRVEAKWRISQRDISRLSKVQEELLLISADYVKSCGVMVYSTCSIDTAEDEEIIKKFLAKRNDFYVEKMFKTWPHLDKIDGSFGVKLIRK